A stretch of DNA from Candidatus Bathyarchaeota archaeon:
TTTACTACACCGCCTTGCTGATTTCTAAGCTGGCAAAGGCTATCTTAAACTAACCAAAACTCGCACACAACTTTCTAAGAATAGAAACTTAAGGTTCTGGCGTAGCCCAAAACTGGGGTTAATTCTCGATGGGTGAGGAGGCCTGGAATGGTTCTTCACTGAAAGGGCGTTAGAGGCATGCTCTCTAACGTTGCCCAAGGATGGGGCCGCGGCCGATCAGGTTGTTGGTGAGGTAACGGCTTACCAAGCCTATAACCGGTACGGGCCGTGAGAGCGGAAGCCCGGAGATGGGCACTGAGATAAGGGCCCAGGCCCTACGGGGCGCAGCAGTTGCGAAAACTCCGCAATGCACGAAAGTGTGACGGGGCTACCCCGAGTGCCGTCCGCTGAGGATGGCTTTTCTCCGCTGTAAGGAGGCGGAGGAATAAGGAGAGGGCAAGACTGGTGTCAGCCGCCGCGGTAATACCAGCTCTCCGAGTGGTAGGGGTGATTATTGGGCTTAAAGCGTCCGTAGCCGGCCTGGCAAGTCTTCCGTTAAATCCAGCAACCTAATTGTTGGGCTGCGGGGGATACTGTTAGGCTTGGGGGCGGGAGAGGCCGACGGTATTCTCGGGGTAGGGGTGAAATCTTATAATCCCGAGAGGACCACCAGTGGCGAAGGCTGTCGGCTAGCACGCGCCTGACGGTGAGGGACGAAAGCTGGGGGAGCGAACCGGATTAGATACCCGGGTAGTCCCAGCCGTAAACGATGCGGGCTAGGTGTTGGGGTGGCTACGTGCCACTTCAGTGCCGCAGGGAAGCCATTAAGCCCGCCGCCTGGGGAGTACGGCCGCAAGGCTGAAACTTAAAGGAATTGGCGGGGGAGCACCACAAGGCGTGAAGCTTGCGGTTCAATTGGAGTCAACGCCGGGAACCTTACCGGGGGCGACAGCAGGATGAAGGCCAGGTTGATGGTCTTGCTGGACGAGCTGAGAGGAGGCGCATGGCCGTCGTCAGTTCGTGCCGTGAGGTGTCCTCTTAAGTGAGGTAACGATCGAGACCCGCGCCCCTTGTTGCTAACAGACTCCATCGGGGTCTGTGCACACTAGGGGGACCGCCGTCGATAAGACGGAGGAAGGAGCGGGCCACGGCAGGTCAGTATGCCCCGAATCCCCCGGGCCACACGCGAGCTGCAATGGCAGGGACAATGGGTGTCGACTCCGAAAGGAGGAGGTAATCTCTAAACCCTGCCTCAGTTGGGATCGAGGGCTGAAACCCGTCCTCGTGAATATGGAATGCCTAGTAATCGCGCGTCATCATCGCGCGGTGAATACGTCCCCGCTCCTTGCACACACCGCCCGTCGTTCCATCCGAGTGGGGTTTGGGTGAGGCGTAGTCCTTGGTGGCTGCGTCGAACTCAGGTTCCGCAAGGAGGGAAAAGTCGTAACAAGGTGGCCGTAGGGGAACCTGCGGCCGGATCACCTCCTAAGTTTGGCTGTGCATGATCGGCTGGAGGGGAAAAGAGCGCCAACATTTTGTCTGTGTGGGTATGTGTGATGGTTTCTACTTGTCTGCTATATGAGCCAACTAAATGAATACAAAGGTTGTTTCGTAAACGTAGTGAGATTAGAGAATTCCGTATGGGGCAGAAGATTTTTATAGAAACGAAAGGGGTTAGGTGTTTGTCGATAACCCAGTTTTCCATAGTTTTTCTTATACTTTTGTACTTCGCCATTATCGTGGGTTTTAGTACGATGGCTATGTCTTTTGAACCACAATTATCAAAATAGTTTTTGGCCAGAAAATATGGCGCTCATCCTCCAGCTAAAACAAAATCTTCTAAAGACGCATGAAAAAGAATACCAGTCGTACGGACAAAACGTTCCATTCATCTTCTCGGTTCCACACCACACGGAAATCCCTGAACTCCTTTCCTCAATGGTAATAGCACTTTTCACCGTTTTTCTTCTTACGTTCTTGTAACCTTTTCCTTTTCTGCGGGAATTTGCAAAAAGTATATCAAGTCAAGCAGAGTATGGTAGGGTTCTAAGGGGAGGAGAATAACGTGGAGAAAGGGCTCTTAATATACATAGACGGCAAGTTTTATCCTAAATCAGAGGCAAAAGTTTCTGTTTACGATCACGGTCTGCTATATGGAGACGGCGTTTTCGAAGGAATACGCGCCTACGACGGCGTGGTATTCAAACTGAAAGAACATATAGACAGACTGTACAGTTCAGCGCACACAATCATGTTACAAATACCGTTGATAAAGAACGAAATGATACAAATCGTTCTGAAGACGCTTAAGAAGAACAACCTCAAAGACGCTTACATTCGTCTAGTAGTCACAAGAGGAGTCGGCGATCTTGGACTCGACCCGAGAAAATGCTCAAAACCAACAATAATAGTAATCGCTCAACCAATGAAGCCATTACATGGAGTAGCGGCAAAAGAAAAAGGCGTAACAACGCTGATTGCATGGGTGAAAAGAGACCCGGTTGACGCAACTTCGCATGAAATAAAGTCGTTAAACTATCTGAACAGCATACTAGCCAAACTTGAAGCCAATGTCGGCGGCGTAGACGAAGCCATATGCCTAGACAAAATGGGTTTTGTTTGCGAAGGAGTAGCTGAGAACATATTCATCGTTAAAGGAAACAAAGTATCTACCCCACCAGTTTCCACCGGAGCCTTGCCTGGAATAACAAGAAACAGGATCATGGGGTTAGCAGAAAAGATGGGATACACAGTCGTAGAGAGAAACATTACCCCAACCGAATTATTCAACGCTGATGAGGTCTTTTTCACGGGGACCGCGGCAGAAATTGTCCCCGTAAGGGAAGTGAACAAACGAACGATAGGTGATGGCAAGCCGGGTCCTATCACAAAACGGCTGATGCAAGGGTTCAATAGAATTGTAAAGGATCCGAAAGAAGGAATAAAAACAATCTGAAGAACCCTCCTTTAATTGCGCATCGACATAAACCGTTCCAACCGATCAAACGCGGTCTTCAGAACTTCAATCGACGGCAGAAAGACCCCTCTGAAATGCCCTGAACCATAGGTTACGTCAAAACCTGAACCATGGACGAG
This window harbors:
- the ilvE gene encoding branched-chain-amino-acid transaminase, producing the protein MEKGLLIYIDGKFYPKSEAKVSVYDHGLLYGDGVFEGIRAYDGVVFKLKEHIDRLYSSAHTIMLQIPLIKNEMIQIVLKTLKKNNLKDAYIRLVVTRGVGDLGLDPRKCSKPTIIVIAQPMKPLHGVAAKEKGVTTLIAWVKRDPVDATSHEIKSLNYLNSILAKLEANVGGVDEAICLDKMGFVCEGVAENIFIVKGNKVSTPPVSTGALPGITRNRIMGLAEKMGYTVVERNITPTELFNADEVFFTGTAAEIVPVREVNKRTIGDGKPGPITKRLMQGFNRIVKDPKEGIKTI